The Halocalculus aciditolerans genome includes a window with the following:
- a CDS encoding BrxA family protein: MSNEHIEPKDDEETDVAASLDPKIAHHSTYIDETKRILRTYVDCESYEELERRVVEENILNKNTDEYRTNILREVTRRHIPDKEEYTETPLMKIMSADVQSDVTDWCLYYEFAQDPFIHLVTLDFLYPEFERGTLSVQATDIVTFIESIQEDYADLRDRSESTINEAATKYLTALRNYGLLEGTQRKEFAVTYVPDETVAYVVYRLFQKGAKSASDVIEHDDWKLFLMNESEVQRRVRDISPQYVSYEKRGSTERLITKHDSIEDLIDAF, encoded by the coding sequence ATGAGTAACGAGCATATCGAGCCCAAGGATGACGAAGAAACAGACGTGGCGGCGAGTCTCGATCCGAAAATCGCCCATCACAGTACGTACATTGACGAGACGAAACGCATCCTTCGCACGTATGTCGATTGCGAGTCGTACGAAGAACTGGAGCGACGGGTCGTCGAAGAGAACATCCTGAACAAGAATACGGACGAGTATCGAACAAACATTCTCCGCGAGGTTACACGTCGCCACATCCCTGATAAAGAGGAGTACACAGAGACACCGCTGATGAAGATCATGTCGGCTGATGTCCAGAGCGACGTAACCGACTGGTGTCTCTACTACGAATTCGCGCAAGATCCATTCATCCACCTCGTCACCCTCGATTTCCTGTACCCTGAATTCGAACGGGGAACCCTCTCCGTTCAAGCTACGGACATCGTCACGTTCATCGAATCGATTCAAGAGGACTACGCCGACCTGCGTGACCGGTCCGAATCGACGATCAACGAAGCCGCCACGAAGTACCTCACCGCACTCCGGAACTACGGGCTTCTAGAAGGCACCCAACGCAAGGAATTCGCCGTCACCTATGTCCCCGACGAGACTGTCGCGTACGTCGTCTACCGGCTCTTTCAGAAGGGAGCGAAGTCCGCATCAGACGTCATCGAACACGACGACTGGAAGTTATTCCTGATGAACGAATCGGAAGTCCAGCGCCGGGTTCGAGACATCTCACCGCAGTATGTGAGCTACGAAAAGCGCGGCTCGACAGAACGACTAATTACAAAGCATGACAGCATCGAGGACCTAATAGATGCTTTCTGA
- a CDS encoding BrxE family protein — MTSTDFADAFVSTKEALHEAGIDDEFFLDLIASRLLIERVGESNNQGWWDSRVLSETGRARLDEVTPKTQLQSRITLASKVGRKAESDHLPADTISLFSFGPRVESRISAAIEEIDASDDQPLEALESISVQSLSEGWTDRIIEQTGSNITAASTTLNDPGSGDSFCVGEDGYTQSKIEPEKWRLLATLLQGYGQNTDRLCVPYYPLKSELKSESA; from the coding sequence ATGACTTCAACTGATTTCGCCGATGCGTTTGTCTCGACTAAAGAGGCCCTCCACGAGGCGGGTATTGATGACGAGTTCTTTCTTGACTTGATCGCCTCACGTCTGTTGATAGAGCGTGTGGGTGAGTCGAACAACCAGGGCTGGTGGGACTCACGGGTCCTGTCTGAGACGGGCCGGGCACGACTCGACGAAGTAACACCAAAAACGCAACTCCAATCTCGAATCACCCTCGCATCGAAAGTCGGTCGCAAAGCAGAATCAGACCACCTCCCTGCAGATACTATCTCTCTGTTCTCGTTCGGCCCGCGAGTGGAATCACGCATCTCTGCAGCCATTGAAGAAATCGATGCTTCGGATGACCAGCCCCTGGAAGCCCTTGAGAGCATCTCAGTTCAATCACTGAGTGAAGGGTGGACAGACCGAATCATCGAGCAAACTGGATCAAACATCACAGCAGCATCTACTACCCTTAACGACCCAGGAAGCGGTGATTCATTCTGTGTCGGGGAAGATGGGTACACCCAGTCCAAGATTGAACCCGAGAAATGGCGGCTGCTGGCCACCCTCTTGCAGGGGTACGGTCAGAACACCGACCGCCTCTGCGTACCGTACTACCCCCTGAAGTCAGAACTTAAATCGGAAAGCGCGTGA
- a CDS encoding metallophosphoesterase, which yields MGSGNELTELYDSLSVLYGSLPSGVDSEWRVALRSVLYGGDLLASEASCYGAQQKERNLGKRKDYARHHGNGDRVTEFSAITVAEPREEDHRYVPAGAKLPVAPESREVLPVNVSSAEVDWAISLLSEFPPEPAADRPGDGVDVLLDQGRVRRARDRAGLGRSGESTTVLFVSDTHLGYENRAETGSGKTVSWIDEIDSRDTIRRIRTIAMERDVDAVIHTGDVLDHEVDAVTLDAAESSLRDLALSDIPVYCILGTHDHNAAIPYYSNSIDGIAWLKDQVRNGHLIELSARPTSVAGGPLDAYGVSAENVGIDDVGKYESLGWRPSEIAFGAASPGPNVLCLHDGVTPYRARSTADVDLDELLAQSRVSFDCVLVGDEHRPKYDDFETGYTFETEDGTPVLYTGPAARVGPAYRDHDAFVTELSISDAGVTTTRHSV from the coding sequence ATGGGTTCCGGGAATGAGCTGACTGAACTCTACGATTCTCTCTCTGTTCTGTATGGATCGCTGCCTTCTGGAGTTGATTCGGAGTGGAGGGTTGCGTTGCGGTCTGTGTTGTACGGGGGCGACCTGCTTGCAAGTGAGGCGTCGTGTTACGGGGCGCAGCAGAAAGAGCGGAATTTGGGGAAACGGAAGGACTACGCGCGGCATCATGGGAATGGGGATCGGGTAACAGAGTTTTCGGCGATCACGGTGGCAGAGCCGCGAGAGGAGGATCACCGGTATGTCCCGGCGGGTGCGAAGTTACCAGTTGCGCCGGAGTCAAGAGAAGTACTTCCGGTAAACGTCTCGTCGGCAGAGGTTGATTGGGCGATTTCGCTGCTGTCGGAGTTCCCACCTGAGCCTGCGGCTGATCGGCCTGGTGACGGGGTTGACGTGTTGCTTGATCAAGGGCGTGTTCGCAGGGCGAGGGACCGGGCGGGACTGGGGAGAAGTGGTGAATCGACGACTGTGTTGTTCGTGAGTGATACGCATCTCGGGTACGAGAACCGTGCGGAGACTGGGAGTGGGAAGACCGTGTCGTGGATTGACGAGATTGATAGTCGGGATACGATTCGACGGATTCGGACGATTGCGATGGAGCGTGACGTTGATGCGGTGATTCACACCGGGGATGTGCTGGATCACGAGGTGGATGCGGTGACACTCGACGCTGCTGAGTCGAGTTTGCGTGACTTGGCTCTTAGTGATATCCCAGTGTACTGTATTCTCGGTACACACGATCACAACGCGGCGATTCCGTACTATTCGAACTCCATTGATGGGATTGCTTGGCTGAAAGACCAGGTTCGGAACGGGCATCTAATCGAGTTATCGGCCAGGCCGACGTCGGTTGCTGGCGGTCCGCTTGACGCATACGGGGTCTCAGCGGAGAATGTTGGAATCGACGATGTCGGGAAGTACGAGTCGCTTGGGTGGCGTCCGTCGGAGATCGCGTTCGGCGCGGCGTCGCCGGGGCCGAATGTGCTGTGTCTCCACGATGGGGTGACGCCGTACCGGGCTCGTTCGACTGCGGATGTCGATCTCGATGAGTTGCTCGCGCAGTCACGCGTCTCGTTCGACTGTGTGCTAGTGGGTGATGAGCATCGACCCAAGTACGATGACTTCGAGACCGGGTATACGTTCGAGACGGAGGATGGAACGCCAGTATTGTACACGGGACCGGCCGCACGCGTCGGGCCGGCGT